Genomic segment of Populus nigra chromosome 14, ddPopNigr1.1, whole genome shotgun sequence:
CCAATAATTAGCACCACTCAGTATCTTAAAcacatggaagaaaaaaatccaagcattTCTTACAGTGAAAAATTGACGAGGCAACAAGGTTCGATGGAATGTGCTGTCTGTTTGTCCAAATTTTCGGAAGGCGAAAGTGTGAGGAAATTGAATTGCAAACATACATTCCACAAGGATTGCTTAGACAAATGGTTACAGCAATCTTTGGCTACATGCCCACTTTGCAGGGCTCAGGTTTTGCCAGATGAGATTGTAGCCAAGTATGATCGGATGCAAAATCAGATAGGGTATGATGGGAGTGACGAGGAGATGGCGCCCCTTTTGCTATCTGCACTACATGGTAATGGTCTGCAAAGAATATTTTAGTCTGTAATTCGTGTTGAACAAATTActtgttcttatattttataaaccACCATATAGATGCATTTCAATATGAACTTTAGTGGATGAGTTTCTTTAGATTTTCtcctataattttaatttggtacTGTATGCTTATACaggtaattaaatttattgtggAAATCAAATGAAGCTCTTTTCAAATGTCCTATGCTGCAAAACTTTTTAGAATAATCTTatgggaaagaaaaaggagaaagcTTGGATTTTGATGCGGAcccatattatttttgttgttgtttgtgtGTATGACAATAGTTATGTCTTCTTCTAACTGTAGAAACATTTCTTTGAGGGGGTCTTGGAAAATTCCGAGCATATCTATCCCTTCAATATAAATGGGTTGCAATTTTCTGGTGCAAATTAGATGAAGCTCTATGTCCGTTGGATGCCATCTACCTCAAAACTTTCTATACGTAGCAGTAATATCCTTATAAAAATTACTCTAATATTGTCTtatcttttgaattttcttccaatctGCAGCAATACGATGGCGACAGATTGGGTACCAACTTATTTCGCATAGCCGAACCCGAAACACCTGTGGGTAGCATAACCTGTTTAACAAAGTATATATGCAACTAAGAATCTAAAATCCTtgatattaattagaaaatataagaatgaaattgttaCTACCATATCGGATATGGTCGTGAAACCTTTAAGAATgaggttgtttttctttttcttttttttttttagtttaacgtgagtgtccgggccagtttgcgcgcacctcgactaatcccacgggccctgaagttaacaatcatgtaagcctccagtggcctaTAAGCAACCACagagctcgaacctgagaccacagaggaagcaaacctcttggtcccaaactTTTACCACTGAACCACTAGCATGAGGTTGTTTTTCTTACACGGTTGAGTGATGGTGATAACTAGATTTTTCGATGTACCTTAACAGAGATGGTGACCCTCCgataattaatctaatatgaGAATTAAAGAGTTTTGcctgaaaagaaaatgacatggTAATAGAGctatatattaaagaaataagaagagAGAGGATGAGAGAGGAGGTTGTTTGCCTTAAATCCTAAGCCGTAATGTTGTTTTATATAGCAACGAGTCTTTAAAGTTGCATGGAAAGAGAGGTAAAACTGATTAAGAGATAAGCGTTTTTAATATGTACCTCGGTAGATGTGTTTAGTGATCAAATTTATGGATGGTTAAGGCAACCAGAGACGCCTGAAGTTGGTGGCAACATTAAGTGTATCCTCCACAATCTCAGTGGCTTTCCCTTGCTTATTCTAGGCCTTTTGGAGCCCAGACAAACAAGAATGCTATGAGTTACAGGAGCAGCAGATCAATACACCATTTATACGATGAATTGAGTCGAAGAAGCTATACTAGAATGCAATGTCTTGTTGCATGATCTTGCTTGATTGGAAATAAGGAAATAATACATACTTCAAGAAATCTGATGGGGGTGTGAGgcactctaaaaaaaaagaccggCTGTCTTATTTGATGGCGAAGGCTAGAAGAGGGGTGGATGAACACGTTTAACAACGTTCATAAATTTATGGCGCATTTGTTGAAACTTTCAATAGTACATAAACGTTAAATATGTTTCAAGATCGTTTAATTACACCTATCAAAATTTCATTTGCATAAATTGAAAGTCATGTGTTGAAACGCTAAACCTAAAGTCGTTGGTTAATTTGATATTCTGtatttaataatcaattatCACTTACTActtttttctttgagaagacATCACTTGTGGATGAGCTTTGAAAGCTATATTATTTCTTGTGACGAAGTCAGCTAGAAATCCAACATGTGAAAGATAAACATGATTATTAAACAAATTGtttgttttcctcttctttcgTTGTCATCTACTGCTTATAAATGCCACCCACTTAGCTGAAAATTCTATATTGGAATGAAGAATCCTCTTGATATCTTGAATGTTCTTCACTCCCCCACTTTTACATAATGTTTAGTATTGTAATAGCTTTTATGGTTGTGGTtcgaaaaatattattttataaaaaacattttttattgatgttggtttagtatttatatatgtttggttaaaaccgtggttgaaattgaggttgaacaaaaagtaatttaatgtgtttggttaaaaatatttttcaaattaaggttataaaataactaaaaaagatatatattaatattgatgatttttaatttaaatattatagatttaactattgctattatatcatgaaataaataatactttatataaaatattttttattgttccattaaactatctataattcTATCACGTAcgaaattcatccgacaaggactacagtttttattgttttttgagcatacaacaaaatcaggtaaaatatcatcatgaaCAAAATTAGGATTATGAttaaattctgcaaatgttacgtcatcatgcgatctccttctaatttatatagtgtcattgaatactattaaacactagtttttcaaataaaacacaattaaaaataaaaaaaatagattttttttactgggttGGACCTGGTCCAATGTATTTAGGTTTGGGCCGAACTCGATCCGACCATGAATAGTGAAGACATTCTTCATTATTCAATTTACAAGagtgaatagtggagagtgaatCTCCACATACGGCATAAGAAGATAAGCAGCTTGAAGTTGATTTCGGTTAACCTGTATTTTAAAGGCAAATTAAACTGGGTTCCACAAAtagtaaattatgttttataatttaccaaatagttttttttatgagttgctttaaaaacaaaagcaatcaCATAAGCATATACCCTCTAAAATTTGGAGGTTTTATCCATGAGAGATACAAGTGTAAAGATATCAAAGGCTCTAGTCCTGCCACATGTCAAAAGATTAGATAATGAAATGGTTAGAAAGAAATGATCACAGAAACAATTTAGCATAACATTATTTTGCCTACAAATAGAATCATGTGCAAAGAATAAGCAAACAATAAACTGAAGAAACATCAACTATTatcaaaaattccaaaactgGCAGATAACAGTAAATTCTGGACTTGTAATGGTTTCTTGTAAGAGTTTAGAGctgtgtgtttttaaaaatcataaaaacaagaaatttacaGTCACCGAGGCTTTTTAGTATGGCCTTCTGAAAATAGCTTTGGAAagtgacaaaatattttttttatattgtgcaTATCAAAATAACAGTACAAGACTCGTATATAGCTATCAAACTCAGATTTACAAGGAAGGTAAATATTATATAGATTTAACGATCATGAATCATCTataataaacaatattaaatatgaaaactaaatataatttaatatctcCTTCAAACTCAGGACAATAAAGTCCTTATGAGCTTAGTTTGAATGCTAAACCTTGAAAGTAAACAATGGGTAAGTACTGTATGAAGATAAATACAAGCTAATCACAGGGGATAAATGTACATTACCAcgagtaatatttttttcagacaaaatgataataatttcCAATGTATTTCGTTTACTCATGAAAAACATTATTGTGataaatttgaatatatagATATAGTTGCATAATAAAGTTGTATTCCCAAATCTTTTAAAAGCCAATGCAACCAAAGAATTTATGTTGTAGCATACCTAATGACTATAGTTTGCTTCTTACTATGCCAAGAATAaggagttttttattttaaaaaaaagagaaaaatcactCTAAAATATCTTACTTAAGATTAGGTtatttgcatttgtttttaaaaataaatgataccTAATATGCTTTCATGCTAAGAACTTGTCTAAactatatgtatttattattaaagataaaagaCTATAAAAACCTAAAACAGTGATTTGCAATTAAAGCCCAGCAACAAAGcttaatccttatttttaaaCTATAGGCATTGGATGTAAAAAGAATAATGGATGATAAGTTGGGCTTTGGCCCATTTCTTTGATCTAAAATGTATCCAAAGACCACTATTCACATGCAACGGGTTTTTATGGTGGCATGTTGACCTAGCCCAATCTTACTTGTAATGATAAGGAGAAGTATATCGGAAAATAAATTGCAAGCATTTcacacataataaataatatgttcatatatttattagaaaaatatctataaagtttttcaaaaaaccaattcaacctaataacttaaattattagatgaattctcaagatataatttatattattttttaacaaagtcATATCAACCATCTTTTCAAaacaaacttttgatttttatgtatgaacaataaagttttaactTCTTGAGAACAAGATTCTTATAAGAAATGGATCATTCTTGGATTAACTCTatgataaaaaaccaaaaataaaatcctttatttatatttttaaaaatgacagATTTCTAACTTCTCGAGGGCAAGATTTTTATGAGGAATATACTATCCTCAGGTTGATtactttataaaacaaaaacaaaactttttatttataatattttaaaaataaaaaggtttttaacttatattgattatttgataaaaaaaatcagcaaacaACCACACctgggaaattaaaaaaataacatatgatcatatcattgaaataaaataaaagcacaaattttacaaaaaccAAATATACACATTCACAAGTAGAATTTTTccattaaagttaaaaaaattataccttGGATAATTCAAACTCATCCTCCCAACACAATTATTAATCCCAACATTATCATAGCTTGAAAGATAAATACTCGACGGCTCCTTACCCCCGCTTTTCCATGCAAAAACACAGTTCCCAACCCTTCAAATATTAAAcaatacatataaaaatcaacaaCATATTACAAATCATTCAAAATAGACAAATCAATGCATTGGTTTACAAATATGACCTTCGAGAGCTGCTAACTTAGGCCGAAGACTGTTGGAATTGGACTGGAACAATGAAGTTGCGTGGCTTAACGTTCTGTCACTATTTTCGACGTGCGGGAGTacaaaaacagaggaaagaaaaacagaggagaagaaaaaaaggcagaaaaaaaaaaaagaagcaggagaaggagagattgaaagggaagggaagagagaagaagaaggagagagaaggaagggaggaacgaaccaaaaagaagagaagaggaaacgGACCGAACCGTTGGAAACAGCCGCAGCGCCGCCtggagccgccgtccgtgagccacgacaccgccaccggcctccgccacaGCACCGCCAGAAACGCAGCAAGCCGCCGCCTGCTCCGCGCCAGGTAATTTTTCTTCCCCTCCGTTGCTGCATTTGGTTTTgtttcctgcatgcagaacgaataacgttctgcatgcaggagggtgggggaaaataattccccccgccagctttgttgctgggccaggctggTCCTGGCCCAGCCTAATCTTCTGGGCCGGTTCCGGCCCAGAAGaaagtaatagttttttttttggggccgaaatcggcccagtaaattttgggccgaaatcggcccaacacTTGGGGCTGAGACCGGCCCAACCCAGTtagttgggccggcccagcccgatttaatattatatattatatatatttttgttatatatatatatatataaatttaagaaaattctgtaaaaattatttaaaaaatatatgtttttttggtaattttattattgtattttgatcacttttggtttgtatttttatgttatagaaatacaaaattcagttttaaaatacccggttttcgtcaaaacatcaaagattttcaaaataaaaatgtcttttgctttcaaaaatttcctaaatatctttaaaaatatttgtgatttttctacatattttcaccaaaatggattaatatttggttgtactTTTGTACCGTAAGAATACAAACCCGGTATTaaagtacccgatttgcgtcaaaacaaaaaatatatacataattaaaaaatgtttttgttttaaaatacggcctagtctctccaatatatatatataaatattacaacatcatatttttcatacaacaaagaaaatttcaaaacaatatatgtattagcatgcattttggctttaataaccagtttattcaagccatgagaactaggccaatatttcaaaaattctaaaaaaaaatctttttgttttattttttagatatgggattatgaatttatacacaaaactttttcctgatgttaaatatgtttttttgtcatagacattagcacggttaggttttacccgataagataaggacctccttattgaggaggacttttcttgaaccatagatggaccaacaactaggaaacacaacgggaccttgattttatcagacaaacaacaaaagcagcttaccttaggtagggcgtatttggggtgctaaaaccttccctttacgcaaccagtccccgtgcccgatctctgagaccagttagggttcctagtgaccaaaatactaggtggcgactcccacaccatttttcactgctaagagacaaagaactccttgtctcaccATATTTACTAGATATATACCCCCCATACACACAcccctgagggtggacgatcgccgcgacgtcgcgcaccccgcgacagaatggcgactccactggggaccttgtggactaagctttgtttttgtctgatttgtttttgttttcgtgtgtttattgttaatatgcctttccttttgttatctgcttatatgctttaaatatttttacacattgttcatgcatttgtatagaactgtctcatacatcttatagaactgtcacatgcctcacatactttgattattgagagcatacacaaactttaagttaagtgggggactagcagcttaccttacgactgttagtcaaggtttaagtttgtgtaaaccccaactcttcgctgagtgcttagactggtaatagttggtacatgtgccatctcattgcctacaagcccccatattgcctccacgagggcaatcactgggacagcaagagacccttttagagactgaatagccaacctaccctcgtcaagcataaaagaattagaaccggctatagggtgtatgctccacaaaatatttttgcataagACAAAACCTAACCATAAGGCgtttggttttcaggtcttttcAGCTCACATCATATATGCATCATGCAttgttctttatcatacattcatttacatttttccacgcacgccagatcgtgaaacataggtcccacatccaaagtcCACCACACCCGGTCTAGatcaagaatggagaacgaagaaagagctcacttagagtcacattatcagaccgagttggagtccgtaaaaaatgaagtttctcggctaaccgacttactCGAGCAGCttttaagagctaagaatggggagggaacatcagcacaacatgAAGGAGCGCCAGtagctcacatccctcaagcatctcaaaaccagggggcaaactcggccaatgaacaacattttgtgcctatcacccctatccagccaactcacgctccaatcactgtggacttaacagCGGAGGGAatcccggataataggtctcctagtttgatggaccaagacaagctgtttgctttggaagaaagattaagggtagttgagggtaatgactggtttgaccctatacGAGCAtccgaagtatgtttggtaccaaacattgcggtgccaaaagatttccggataccagaattcattaagtataccggtttggaatgcccaaacactcaccttcgatcctactgcaacaaaatggcggaagtaatccataacgataaattgctaatctatttctttcaagatagcctaaCAGGATCCGCTttgagctggtacatgaggttagacagtGTCAGGATCaggagctggagagacttgatggaggctttccttaagcagtacaagtttaacatggaaatcgctcctgatcgaacaagtctaatgtcaatggagaaaaggagccaagagtcggtaagggcctatgcgcaaaggtggagggatgcggcaatgcatgtccaaccccctttgatagaaacggagatggtgaccttgtttgccaatacctttaAAACAccatattatgagcacctaatgggtagctcatctcagcatttctacgatgcggtacgcatagctgaaagaatagagcaagggattaaagctggacgTATAGTTGAGCCATTGGAggcgaagggttttattggaagaaaaatggaaggtcACATTTACGACTTTGAAGGTGGGTCCAAGGGCAATATAGTGGATTCACTCAACCCACAAATACCTACCTCTCATGTTGCCcacataaactttaacaaaccattttcctctaatcgagcaaataaccagtcaaacaaccaaaacaactaCCAA
This window contains:
- the LOC133673569 gene encoding E3 ubiquitin-protein ligase RHA2A-like isoform X1 translates to MASLSEFFSHLYTMSIVFLSLLLVEIVILFQSVIGSTLKSNKPIISTTQYLKHMEEKNPSISYSEKLTRQQGSMECAVCLSKFSEGESVRKLNCKHTFHKDCLDKWLQQSLATCPLCRAQVLPDEIVAKYDRMQNQIGYDGSDEEMAPLLLSALHAIRWRQIGYQLISHSRTRNTCG
- the LOC133673569 gene encoding E3 ubiquitin-protein ligase RHA2A-like isoform X2, with product MASLSEFFSHLYTMSIVFLSLLLVEIVILFQSVIGSTLKSNKPIISTTQYLKHMEEKNPSISYSEKLTRQQGSMECAVCLSKFSEGESVRKLNCKHTFHKDCLDKWLQQSLATCPLCRAQVLPDEIVAKYDRMQNQIGYDGSDEEMAPLLLSALHGN